From the Gemmatimonadota bacterium genome, the window GAACAGCTCGTCCTCGGCAACGATTCCGGCCTCTGGATCATGCCGGCCGGCGGAGGTGCGGCGCAGCCGCTTCTGCCGGCCGGCGCGATCGCTCACAATCCGAGTTTTTCACCGGACGGAACCCGACTGGTCTACCAGAACAGGCAGTCGGAACAATGGGACTTGTGGACCTTGGAACTTGCCGGGGGCGACGCGCAGCAGATTACCCGTACCGATTACCACGAGGTGGAGCCGGTGTTCTGGCCCGACGGCCATTCCGTGGTGTTCGCATCCGACCGCGCGGGCACGTACGACCTCTGGGAGCTTCACCTGAGTTCCGGGGCCTTGCGCCGGCTGACGGGCCGCTCGGGAACCGCCTACTTTCCCAGCGTCTCCGAACACGGGGATGTCGTATACGCCAACGAACTCGACGGTCGCTGGTCGCTGTACCTGCTGCGTACCGGCGTCACCACGCTGCTCGCGCGCCGGCCGCATCCGCTGAAGGCGCCATCCTGGCGCCCTGGAGGGGGAGTGGTCGTATTGACCGAACAACCGGGCCCGGCACAGAGCAAACTCGTGATGCTGCTGCTTGACGCCCAACCTTTGTTCAAGGACCTCAGCAAGGGGGAGTTGGTGGAGGCCACGCCGGCCTCATGGCTTTCGGGCGAGGAACTGGTCTACGCGGCCAGCGGCCTGCTATGGAGTCGAACGCTGGGCAGCGGTCCCCCCCGGTCGGTGCCCTTCATCCCCGTAGTCCCCTGACGCGCTTGCGCCACCGGAGTGCCCGTCACGGACAGCCGGACGGTGAGTCATAAAGTTTTTATTAAATACAGCCTCTTAATGCTGCTATATGATCTAGTAGAACATAAGAACACCGTAAGATTAGGTTTTGACTACATTAACTCAATCCTGCCGCGTGTGTGGTCCGGCAACGCCAATCGAGACCGTTACAAGTATCTGTTTTTTCTTATAAAAAAGAATTCTGTCGATATGTCGGCGCAACCGCCGGCACGAGTGGAAGCGGACAAATCGATGGAAATTTGTGCGAAATTCGATTCGATTCTGTTAAATTAATCGTCCGAACAAGAATCAGAACGAGTACAAGAAAAAGATTTGCAGGCTGTTACAACAATCAAAGAACGGTTGGACCGCTCGAAAAGACCCTTAGACTTACGAAGCAACACAACCAGCAGCCAGGCCGCATATTTGAAACCGTAAACTCCGATAACAACAATAATCTAACCCGGCGCTCCCACCGCCGGGTTTCTTTTGGGGAACTCAATTGTCGCTCGCGATGCTGCTACCGAAAGCGCGTGCGGGTGCGGCTTTGCAACGGGTTGCTAGACGGCCCAGCCGAACAACGTCATCACGGCAATCACCGTCACGCTGATGAAGAGCGTTCGGAAGACCAGTTCCATCGCGCGGCGCGCGGCGACGCTCGGGTCGGAAATGTCCGCCGCGGTGCCCCCCATGGCCGCCTTGCCCACGCACGCAACCACCTGGTCGTTACTGTGATGGAACGGCAGGTCCGATTTCAGTTCGTATTGACGCCAGCAGTTGACGGCCTCATCGAAATTGCCGCTCAAGGCGTATCCGAGCACAGCCAAGCGTGCGGGTAGCCACACCAGTACTCCGTTAACCGCCTCGATTGCCGGCAGGGCGGGCGTGACCCTTTCCGGGTCGCCCACCCCTATCGTCGTCGCCCGCCGGCGAAGCAGGTCGCTGACACGGAATAGCCACGCACCCACCGGGCCGAGCACGATGAACCAGAATACGACGCCGAAGAACCGGTGGGTGGCCTGCACGAATATGGCCTCCTCCACGGCGACCACGTCTTTCGCGCCGGAATGCTCCACCTCGCAAAGATCGGTCAGGACGCGTTCGGCTTTGTCGGCATCGGAGTCCGCAAGGGCCTGGCAATACTCTTCCACCTCGGCGGCGAGATCCCGGGGGCCCAGACAGAAGAACAGCACCAGCACGGCGAAGAGCAGGTAGGGAAGATCCCATGCCACGCCGGTCTGCAGCAGCGCTCGACTGGCCCAGGCCACGGGAATCAGGGGCAGCAGCACAAGCAGGATGCTGCCCGGATACACCAGCCAGATATTGGCGCCGCGCAAGCTGTCAAGTCCGAAGTCGAAGTAGGGATCGAACCAGCGCAACTCCCGCAGGTGCAGCACCTGGGT encodes:
- the ampE gene encoding regulatory signaling modulator protein AmpE; this translates as MKLIALIFGLGLERIATQVLHLRELRWFDPYFDFGLDSLRGANIWLVYPGSILLVLLPLIPVAWASRALLQTGVAWDLPYLLFAVLVLFFCLGPRDLAAEVEEYCQALADSDADKAERVLTDLCEVEHSGAKDVVAVEEAIFVQATHRFFGVVFWFIVLGPVGAWLFRVSDLLRRRATTIGVGDPERVTPALPAIEAVNGVLVWLPARLAVLGYALSGNFDEAVNCWRQYELKSDLPFHHSNDQVVACVGKAAMGGTAADISDPSVAARRAMELVFRTLFISVTVIAVMTLFGWAV